The following coding sequences lie in one Xiphophorus maculatus strain JP 163 A chromosome 4, X_maculatus-5.0-male, whole genome shotgun sequence genomic window:
- the LOC102233603 gene encoding caprin-1-like isoform X8: protein MPSAAVGNNAVQCAIPDLGNGSHSEAMKQFLGVIDKKVRNMEKKKSKLDDYQARKNKGERLNQDQLEALSKYQEIINNLEFARELQKSFLALGQEVQKAVKKSARREQLQREEMEQRRLKTVLELQYLLDQLGEDGVRQDLKRPDSSGSPLLTDADLASFDEFYKLVGPDRNCDIRLTDQYEEASQHLWSLLEGRDKSVAGTTYKSLRETLDKLLVSGYFDRAESKQNGACETEEKPEEQAVVNETTVTGEQPPEPEGPNNENYTEPVQVETTEVFFNRQFVPETTYSNTDKDQVEEWSVEAQMNSLQHHPPAQLASEPTMAVNQAAPSPTTDPVVRKQAVQDLMAQMQGTYNFMQDSMLEFDGQALDPAIVSAQPMKALQTVDLQQMGGPSIHSEPRLPQTSTVSGPQESSQVFNMNAPVPPPTDGQADALKQSSQFPGGYGQGFTSQSENTVEQPEMPQERLQSVVGGFQPQDQVMPSTVSHDDPSAGSGFGPSSQSFYSSRGAPRGGPRNTRGIMNGYRGSSNGFRGGYEGYRAPFSNAPSSSGYGQTQFNTSRDYSNSSYQREGYQQGYKRGTAQGSRGLSRANAQAMRS from the exons ATGCCTTCAGCAGCGGTTGGCAACAATGCTGTCCAGTGTGCCATTCCAGACTTGGGAAATGGAAGTCATTCTGAGGCCATGAAGCAGTTTCTTGGTGTTATCGACAAAAAGGTCCGgaatatggaaaagaaaaag tctaaaCTGGATGACTATCAGGCCAGAAAGAATAAGGGAGAAAGACTGAATCAGGATCAGCTG GAAGCCTTGTCGAAGTATCAAGAGATCATCAATAACCTTGAATTTGCTCGAGAACTGCAGAAGAGCTTCCTGGCTTTGGGCCAAGAG GTCCAAAAGGCAGTGAAAAAATCTGCACGGCGAGAGCAGCTTCAGCGGGAGGAAATGGAACAGAGGCGGTTGAAGACGGTTTTGGAGCTTCAGTATTTGTTGGACCAGCTAGGGGAGGACGGCGTGCGACAGGACCTTAAAAGACCAGATTCCTCTGGCTCCCCTCTACTCACAGATGCTGACCTTGCATCTTTTGATGAGTTTTATAAACTGGTGGGTCCTGACAGGAACTGTGATATCAG ATTGACTGACCAGTATGAAGAGGCCTCACAGCACTTGTGGTCTCTCCTTGAGGGTCGAGACAAGTCTGTGGCGGGAACCACAT ACAAGTCACTGAGGGAGACTCTGGACAAACTACTGGTCAGTGGTTACTTTGACAGAGCAGAATCTAAACAGAACGGAGCTTGTGAGACAGAAGAGAAACCAGAAGAGCAGGCTGTTGTGAATGAAACAACGGTTACCGGGGAGCAGCCACCTGAACCTG AAGGACCAAATAATGAAAACTACACAGAGCCTGTCCAAGTGGAAACCACAGAGGTT TTTTTTAACAGACAGTTTGTTCCAGAAACTACATACAGTAACACTGACAAAGACCAAGTGGAGGAGTGGAGTGTGGAGGCTCAG ATGAATTCCCTCCAGCACCACCCGCCTGCGCAGCTGGCTTCTGAGCCCACCATGGCTGTGAACCAAGCTGCTCCCTCTCCTACCACTGACCCTGTGGTCAGAAAGCAGGCGGTGCAAGATCTGATGGCCCAAATGCAAGGAACTTACAACTTCATGCAG GACTCCATGTTGGAGTTTGACGGCCAGGCTCTGGACCCAGCCATCGTGTCTGCCCAGCCAATGAAAGCTCTGCAGACGGTTGACCTGCAGCAGATGGGTGGCCCTTCAA TCCACTCAGAACCCAGACTTCCTCAGACAAGTACTGTATCTGGACCACAGGAATCCTCCCAA GTATTTAATATGAATGCACCTGTACCTCCACCCACTGACGGCCAAGCAGATGCACTGAAGCAATCCAGCCAATTTCCTGGTGGCTATGGCCAGGGCTTTACCAGCCAGTCAGAGAACACTGTAGAGCAGCCGGAAATGCCACAGGAAAGATTACAGTCAG TTGTTGGTGGATTCCAGCCTCAAGATCAGGTCATGCCATCAACAGTAAGTCATGATGATCCCTCTGCAGGGTCAGGGTTCGGGCCGTCCAGCCAGTCGTTTTACAGCAGCAGAGGTGCACCCAGGGGTGGACCCAGAAACACCCGTGGCATTATGAATGGATACCGGGGCTCCTCAAATGGATTTAGAG GTGGTTATGAAGGATACCGTGCTCCGTTTTCAAATGCTCCTTCCAGCAGTGGTTATGGCCAAACCCAATTTAACACATCTCGGGACTATTCCAACAGCAGCTACCAGCGT GAGGGATATCAGCAAGGCTACAAGCGGGGAACTGCCCAAGGATCAAGAGGCCTGTCCCGGGCCAACGCTCAAGCAATGCGATCCTAA
- the LOC102233603 gene encoding caprin-1-like isoform X1 produces the protein MPSAAVGNNAVQCAIPDLGNGSHSEAMKQFLGVIDKKVRNMEKKKSKLDDYQARKNKGERLNQDQLEALSKYQEIINNLEFARELQKSFLALGQEVQKAVKKSARREQLQREEMEQRRLKTVLELQYLLDQLGEDGVRQDLKRPDSSGSPLLTDADLASFDEFYKLVGPDRNCDIRLTDQYEEASQHLWSLLEGRDKSVAGTTYKSLRETLDKLLVSGYFDRAESKQNGACETEEKPEEQAVVNETTVTGEQPPEPEGPNNENYTEPVQVETTEVFFNRQFVPETTYSNTDKDQVEEWSVEAQMNSLQHHPPAQLASEPTMAVNQAAPSPTTDPVVRKQAVQDLMAQMQGTYNFMQDSMLEFDGQALDPAIVSAQPMKALQTVDLQQMGGPSIHSEPRLPQTSTVSGPQESSQTSMSLSSEQSSAPCSLSTAFPPVSKHIHSGGINVNAAPFQSVQAVFNMNAPVPPPTDGQADALKQSSQFPGGYGQGFTSQSENTVEQPEMPQERLQSVVGGFQPQDQVMPSTVSHDDPSAGSGFGPSSQSFYSSRGAPRGGPRNTRGIMNGYRGSSNGFRGGYEGYRAPFSNAPSSSGYGQTQFNTSRDYSNSSYQREGYQQGYKRGTAQGSRGLSRANAQAMRS, from the exons ATGCCTTCAGCAGCGGTTGGCAACAATGCTGTCCAGTGTGCCATTCCAGACTTGGGAAATGGAAGTCATTCTGAGGCCATGAAGCAGTTTCTTGGTGTTATCGACAAAAAGGTCCGgaatatggaaaagaaaaag tctaaaCTGGATGACTATCAGGCCAGAAAGAATAAGGGAGAAAGACTGAATCAGGATCAGCTG GAAGCCTTGTCGAAGTATCAAGAGATCATCAATAACCTTGAATTTGCTCGAGAACTGCAGAAGAGCTTCCTGGCTTTGGGCCAAGAG GTCCAAAAGGCAGTGAAAAAATCTGCACGGCGAGAGCAGCTTCAGCGGGAGGAAATGGAACAGAGGCGGTTGAAGACGGTTTTGGAGCTTCAGTATTTGTTGGACCAGCTAGGGGAGGACGGCGTGCGACAGGACCTTAAAAGACCAGATTCCTCTGGCTCCCCTCTACTCACAGATGCTGACCTTGCATCTTTTGATGAGTTTTATAAACTGGTGGGTCCTGACAGGAACTGTGATATCAG ATTGACTGACCAGTATGAAGAGGCCTCACAGCACTTGTGGTCTCTCCTTGAGGGTCGAGACAAGTCTGTGGCGGGAACCACAT ACAAGTCACTGAGGGAGACTCTGGACAAACTACTGGTCAGTGGTTACTTTGACAGAGCAGAATCTAAACAGAACGGAGCTTGTGAGACAGAAGAGAAACCAGAAGAGCAGGCTGTTGTGAATGAAACAACGGTTACCGGGGAGCAGCCACCTGAACCTG AAGGACCAAATAATGAAAACTACACAGAGCCTGTCCAAGTGGAAACCACAGAGGTT TTTTTTAACAGACAGTTTGTTCCAGAAACTACATACAGTAACACTGACAAAGACCAAGTGGAGGAGTGGAGTGTGGAGGCTCAG ATGAATTCCCTCCAGCACCACCCGCCTGCGCAGCTGGCTTCTGAGCCCACCATGGCTGTGAACCAAGCTGCTCCCTCTCCTACCACTGACCCTGTGGTCAGAAAGCAGGCGGTGCAAGATCTGATGGCCCAAATGCAAGGAACTTACAACTTCATGCAG GACTCCATGTTGGAGTTTGACGGCCAGGCTCTGGACCCAGCCATCGTGTCTGCCCAGCCAATGAAAGCTCTGCAGACGGTTGACCTGCAGCAGATGGGTGGCCCTTCAA TCCACTCAGAACCCAGACTTCCTCAGACAAGTACTGTATCTGGACCACAGGAATCCTCCCAA ACCTCTATGTCTCTGTCATCTGAACAGTCTTCTGCCCCATGTTCCCTGTCTACCGCCTTCCCACCTGTCTCCAAACATATCCACTCCGGAGGCATCAATGTGAACGCAGCACCTTTCCAGTCAGTGCAAGCG GTATTTAATATGAATGCACCTGTACCTCCACCCACTGACGGCCAAGCAGATGCACTGAAGCAATCCAGCCAATTTCCTGGTGGCTATGGCCAGGGCTTTACCAGCCAGTCAGAGAACACTGTAGAGCAGCCGGAAATGCCACAGGAAAGATTACAGTCAG TTGTTGGTGGATTCCAGCCTCAAGATCAGGTCATGCCATCAACAGTAAGTCATGATGATCCCTCTGCAGGGTCAGGGTTCGGGCCGTCCAGCCAGTCGTTTTACAGCAGCAGAGGTGCACCCAGGGGTGGACCCAGAAACACCCGTGGCATTATGAATGGATACCGGGGCTCCTCAAATGGATTTAGAG GTGGTTATGAAGGATACCGTGCTCCGTTTTCAAATGCTCCTTCCAGCAGTGGTTATGGCCAAACCCAATTTAACACATCTCGGGACTATTCCAACAGCAGCTACCAGCGT GAGGGATATCAGCAAGGCTACAAGCGGGGAACTGCCCAAGGATCAAGAGGCCTGTCCCGGGCCAACGCTCAAGCAATGCGATCCTAA
- the LOC102233603 gene encoding caprin-1-like isoform X2, giving the protein MPSAAVGNNAVQCAIPDLGNGSHSEAMKQFLGVIDKKVRNMEKKKSKLDDYQARKNKGERLNQDQLEALSKYQEIINNLEFARELQKSFLALGQEVQKAVKKSARREQLQREEMEQRRLKTVLELQYLLDQLGEDGVRQDLKRPDSSGSPLLTDADLASFDEFYKLVGPDRNCDIRLTDQYEEASQHLWSLLEGRDKSVAGTTYKSLRETLDKLLVSGYFDRAESKQNGACETEEKPEEQAVVNETTVTGEQPPEPEGPNNENYTEPVQVETTEFFNRQFVPETTYSNTDKDQVEEWSVEAQMNSLQHHPPAQLASEPTMAVNQAAPSPTTDPVVRKQAVQDLMAQMQGTYNFMQDSMLEFDGQALDPAIVSAQPMKALQTVDLQQMGGPSIHSEPRLPQTSTVSGPQESSQTSMSLSSEQSSAPCSLSTAFPPVSKHIHSGGINVNAAPFQSVQAVFNMNAPVPPPTDGQADALKQSSQFPGGYGQGFTSQSENTVEQPEMPQERLQSVVGGFQPQDQVMPSTVSHDDPSAGSGFGPSSQSFYSSRGAPRGGPRNTRGIMNGYRGSSNGFRGGYEGYRAPFSNAPSSSGYGQTQFNTSRDYSNSSYQREGYQQGYKRGTAQGSRGLSRANAQAMRS; this is encoded by the exons ATGCCTTCAGCAGCGGTTGGCAACAATGCTGTCCAGTGTGCCATTCCAGACTTGGGAAATGGAAGTCATTCTGAGGCCATGAAGCAGTTTCTTGGTGTTATCGACAAAAAGGTCCGgaatatggaaaagaaaaag tctaaaCTGGATGACTATCAGGCCAGAAAGAATAAGGGAGAAAGACTGAATCAGGATCAGCTG GAAGCCTTGTCGAAGTATCAAGAGATCATCAATAACCTTGAATTTGCTCGAGAACTGCAGAAGAGCTTCCTGGCTTTGGGCCAAGAG GTCCAAAAGGCAGTGAAAAAATCTGCACGGCGAGAGCAGCTTCAGCGGGAGGAAATGGAACAGAGGCGGTTGAAGACGGTTTTGGAGCTTCAGTATTTGTTGGACCAGCTAGGGGAGGACGGCGTGCGACAGGACCTTAAAAGACCAGATTCCTCTGGCTCCCCTCTACTCACAGATGCTGACCTTGCATCTTTTGATGAGTTTTATAAACTGGTGGGTCCTGACAGGAACTGTGATATCAG ATTGACTGACCAGTATGAAGAGGCCTCACAGCACTTGTGGTCTCTCCTTGAGGGTCGAGACAAGTCTGTGGCGGGAACCACAT ACAAGTCACTGAGGGAGACTCTGGACAAACTACTGGTCAGTGGTTACTTTGACAGAGCAGAATCTAAACAGAACGGAGCTTGTGAGACAGAAGAGAAACCAGAAGAGCAGGCTGTTGTGAATGAAACAACGGTTACCGGGGAGCAGCCACCTGAACCTG AAGGACCAAATAATGAAAACTACACAGAGCCTGTCCAAGTGGAAACCACAGAG TTTTTTAACAGACAGTTTGTTCCAGAAACTACATACAGTAACACTGACAAAGACCAAGTGGAGGAGTGGAGTGTGGAGGCTCAG ATGAATTCCCTCCAGCACCACCCGCCTGCGCAGCTGGCTTCTGAGCCCACCATGGCTGTGAACCAAGCTGCTCCCTCTCCTACCACTGACCCTGTGGTCAGAAAGCAGGCGGTGCAAGATCTGATGGCCCAAATGCAAGGAACTTACAACTTCATGCAG GACTCCATGTTGGAGTTTGACGGCCAGGCTCTGGACCCAGCCATCGTGTCTGCCCAGCCAATGAAAGCTCTGCAGACGGTTGACCTGCAGCAGATGGGTGGCCCTTCAA TCCACTCAGAACCCAGACTTCCTCAGACAAGTACTGTATCTGGACCACAGGAATCCTCCCAA ACCTCTATGTCTCTGTCATCTGAACAGTCTTCTGCCCCATGTTCCCTGTCTACCGCCTTCCCACCTGTCTCCAAACATATCCACTCCGGAGGCATCAATGTGAACGCAGCACCTTTCCAGTCAGTGCAAGCG GTATTTAATATGAATGCACCTGTACCTCCACCCACTGACGGCCAAGCAGATGCACTGAAGCAATCCAGCCAATTTCCTGGTGGCTATGGCCAGGGCTTTACCAGCCAGTCAGAGAACACTGTAGAGCAGCCGGAAATGCCACAGGAAAGATTACAGTCAG TTGTTGGTGGATTCCAGCCTCAAGATCAGGTCATGCCATCAACAGTAAGTCATGATGATCCCTCTGCAGGGTCAGGGTTCGGGCCGTCCAGCCAGTCGTTTTACAGCAGCAGAGGTGCACCCAGGGGTGGACCCAGAAACACCCGTGGCATTATGAATGGATACCGGGGCTCCTCAAATGGATTTAGAG GTGGTTATGAAGGATACCGTGCTCCGTTTTCAAATGCTCCTTCCAGCAGTGGTTATGGCCAAACCCAATTTAACACATCTCGGGACTATTCCAACAGCAGCTACCAGCGT GAGGGATATCAGCAAGGCTACAAGCGGGGAACTGCCCAAGGATCAAGAGGCCTGTCCCGGGCCAACGCTCAAGCAATGCGATCCTAA